From the Tachyglossus aculeatus isolate mTacAcu1 chromosome X3, mTacAcu1.pri, whole genome shotgun sequence genome, the window ggccatctctaGGTCAAATGCTGTCTCGTGGTCACCTGAGACAAAAGGCGAAACTCAAAAGTGAGGGAAGGGTACCGCCCCCACAATCAAAACTGCTAAATTGACAGCCCAGGGCGGGAatgcagaaggtgtcccttgcccccgtgccaatcaaattaggtatgggggggagggcagagattggataaactgaggccggaagctggaatggcctagaagcacaggtgataaatacctgcagcttCTGGCCCTCTGTGCAGAGGATCGGGAcctgcagcagatggctgcaggtcACCTCTGaccagagcgtgagaagcccgctctgcctgcaccaagtgaggagccatggTATGGGTGAGGGTCCCATCCCACTGGAAACTCGTGGGGTTGGAAGCCAAGTACTTCGCCATGAGTATGTAAcacatgaatggattcctcccaagtggaaacTACTCGTGGGTGGGAGTTAGGGGCTTCCCACGGGAGTGtaaatcaagtggattcctcccgagtgggaagtgcacataggTGGGAGCTAGCCGCCCCACTGcatgcaaacaaactgtaagggaattccgcctgggtgggacctgggggttctgccatgtGCGACTAACgtatgagtgtgttcctcccgttGGGGAAGcttctaatattactaattaattgcAAAGGAAGTGCAATTCATTTCACCTAAACAatgaaataattcaattcaccccgtggaataaattttatataaaactcaggctttccgtccccagcttctctctctctctctctctctctctctctctctctctctctcgccgcaTCGATTACCAAATGAACCCGTCCCTGGACGATGGGTGACAGGTGTCTCCTTCACTCTGAGAATTGTTTTCCTAGGGGACTCACCCTTGTCTCCAGTTTGGCCTGTCCATGCGGAGGGGTGGGGGTCACTCGGGAATAGCATCTGGTTGTTCTAAATAACAAAaatgattgtgacatttgttaagcacttactacgttccaggcactgtactaaatcctggggtagacacagtataaccgacttggacacagtccatgtcccacatggggctcctagtcttcatctccatttttcagatgacagaactgaggatcagagaagtgaagtgactgcccaaggtcaaagagcagacaagtggcagagctgggaagggaacccaggtccttctgactcccagggctgtgctctatttactagaccatgcagcttctcatacaATGGATATTCCTTGCCGTGAGAACCTCTTTCTGCTCTAGGCCAGAAACTAAGACCACCAGCATCGGTGGGAAGTAGGAGaagaatcaaccagtcaatcaatcaatggtgtttattgagtacttcctgtgtacagagggctattctaagctcttgggagagtacaacagagttggtaaacttgttccctgcccccaaagaatttacaatctagaggatcttTAGTTTAAATTTATTTGACAGGGACCCTCCACTTCCCCACATTCCCATGACAACCACTCCCCAATCTCCCTGCCAAAAGAGAAGATTATTCTCAAAAGATGtgacttcttttcttcctttctttaaaCTCTGGAGAGCCATCGTATGGCTGTTTTCTTACCCTCCTCATttctcccctcctacttccccGTACGTGGGTGAGGGGGTCTGGGGTGGACTCTCCTCACCTGGAGAAGGTAGTCGGGTGGTGGACTGGGGGGTATCAGGAGCACATAGCGTGGGAACCAGGGCCACGACCAACCCGGGCTCCTCACCAGCACAGAAACAGTGGAATCGGTAtccagggatgggggaggcagagatgcAATTTGCCCTCAATTGCTGGGGCTGGAAGAAGCTGGGACACTGAGGCTGGAGGACATCTATGGGGCAGAGAGGACCGTGCATTTGTTTCCCTGCCCTGGCTCCTTTTAATTTtgtcatggtatctgttaagagcttgctatgtttCAGGAgatgttctaagggctagggttgACACTAGATCATCAGGTGGGaccgagtccctgttccacatagggctcacaatcttaatctccattttacaggtgaaagaactgagactcagagaaaggaagtgacttgaccgagttCACtccacaggcaagtggtggagctggaactagaaaccagtttttctcattcccaggcccgtgctcgttccactagacaacactgcttctgattaagccacactgcttctcattacatgGGCTCCCACAGTAGGGAGTGAGTGGGGAGCCAGGACCCCAACCTCTCCTTCAGAGTACTGAGACCAGAGTCCACTTCCCCTATACGGCCCTAGGGCCTTTGAGCTCTGGCTGGGAGGTGCGGGAAAGGGAGGACTAAGACAGGacgctcattttgagcagggagcatgtctaccaactctgttacattacactctcccaggtgGTTATTTCagggatctgcacatagtaagtctcaataaatacggtggatcgATTCATTGATCAAgccaggaagaggggaaggaagtgaggAACCCAGGGAAGCAGTGGAGAGGAGTGAGCTACAAACTGGAGTAGTAAGTGTTGGGGTGCAAAAAAAAGCATAAATGAGGTGGGAAACGTGCAGAGCTGGGAGGGATGGGATCAGAGACCCAGAGTGGGGACAGATTCAGGATTCATGTTCCCTATCCCATTCAATTAGGGACCTCCCGGAGACCCAGGGCAGACCTGAAGggatctgtctctttctccctctgcctgagGGAGGTGCTGCTCTTGGCCTCCTCCTGGTGATGGAGACAGGCTTTCTGCTTGATCAAGGTCAGGCCCTCCGGACTGATGAAAGACAGGTGGTCGGAGGCTGAGAAGATGGAAGGAACAAGACGAGATTGGGAGCCGTTACTGGAAATAACCTCACACAAAACAGTGCCCTTTGGGGGATGCCCGTCACGTCATGTGTCAGTGGAGAGGGGCTGTATGCGAACTCTCACCTTCGAGTGTCCACCTACCCAAGCCTGGCCCTGGTGGtcttgcctctccccctcgtccccctctccatccccccatcttacctccttcccttccccacagcacctgtatatatgtatatatgtttgtacatatttattactctttttatttatttattttacttgtccatatctattctatttattttattttgttagtatgtttggttttgttctctgtctcccccttttagactgtgagcccactgttgggtagggactgtctctatatgttgccaacttgtacttcccaagcgcttagtacagtgctttacacacagtaagcgctcaataaatacgattgatgatgatgatgatgatgactttgccCTATTTAATGATTCTCCTGTCTCCCCAGTAGCTGCCGTTTGGTGTTCCTGTCTGGCCTCAGCATGATCACGTAGACCTTGGGGCCAAAGATGCAGCCAATGAGTCCGGTGCTGGAGGTCAGGATGGAGAAGACCTCCACGGCCACCATGGCTTTGCCCTTGGTGCtcaggtaggtgggcaggaaggagaccCAGACACTGCAGTACACCAGCATGCTGAACGTGATGAACTTGGCCTCATTGAAACTGTCCGGCAGCTTCCGGGCCAGAAAAGGCCACTGTGAGGCTGACCAGGGctaggagccccatgtagccCAGGACGCAATAGAAGGCGGTGGAGGAGCCCTCGTTGCACTGGATGACGATGACCCCGGCCTCGGACGCCAGATCTGCAGCGGGGAACGGCGGGGAGGTCCCCAGCCAGACCATACAGATGACGACTTGGACGAGGGAGCAGATGCAGACGATGGAGGAAGGCGCCCTGGGTCCCAGCCAAGTCCTCATTCTGCTTCCCGGCCCGATGGCCCTGAAAGCCAGGACCACGGTGACCGTCTTGGCCAACACGGCAGAAATGGCAACAGAGAAGATGACTCCGAAGGCCATCTGTCGCAGGATGCAGGTGGATTGGCTGGGTTGGCCAATGAAGGTCAAGGAGGACAGGAAGCAGAGCAGGAGGGCCATGAGGAGGGTGTAATTGAGACTGCGGTTGTTAGCTTTCACTATGGGGGTATCTCGATGATGGATAAAGACTCCCAAAACCAGAGCGGTgagcagagagaaacagagggctaAGGACACCAGAACCATTCCCAAAGGTTCCTCGTAGGAAAGGAAGACCACAGCTTTTGGGATACACTGATCTCTTTGAGGATTTGGAAATTCATCTTGGGGGCACTTGATGATCCATTCAGATCCATATCTGAAAGGAATAAATGGAATTTCACACCTCATTTGGGTCAAGGCGTGACATTCCAGTCCCAGGATAAGGGGCGCTCATGATACAGTTGCAAAAAAATACATAGAAGAGCAACCAGGAAAATCAGATAAATGGAGAAGCTGCTTTCAAGTGAttggaacgtgtcttccaactctgctgtatggtactgtaacaaacacttagtacagtgctctacacgtccacaaaggaagtgctccaataaattcattcattcaatcgcatttattgagcgcttactgtgtgcagagcactgtactaagcacttgggaagtacaagctggccacataagttggcaacataaataaatacaactgataggtcgatcaatgtctgtctccacctataTACtcgaagctcatcgtgggcaaagAAGCATGATGGTCGGCAGACACCTACCGGTCTGATTGCTCATCTTTCTCTTGGCACAGGGCACGCAGTCATAGCAacaggaggctttcccttccctAGCTGTTTTCCTGAACCCCGGCCGGCAGCTCTCACTACACACGGAGTCGAGGGTCTATGCGAAGAGTGGAAAAGGGAAACGGGCAGGGCATTAAGGCTTTCCTCCTTGGGAATCAGGGGCATGGGAGAAGACAGGAAATGATGTAGAAATCTCAGGACAACGTTTTACTCCCTTCAGAAGGGCAGGAGACAGTGAGTACaatcagggctcagaacagtcttgatcatcaatggtatttactgggagttcactgtacgcagagcactttactaagcaattgggagagtaatcaatcaatcgatggtatttattgagcacttactgtgtgcagagctatgcaTTAAGctcacgggagagtacaatacagcagagttgatacacacattcccttctagactgtaagcctggtgtgagcggtaattattttctttttattgctgaattgtactttccaagttcttagtacagtgctctgcatacagtaagagctcaataaatacgactgaatgaatgaatgaatgagtgaatgaattcctggGCCAAATTCctagtttacagcctaaaggggaagacaggcattaatataaggaaataattcataatattcatcataataattcataatatatgatGTGTAggcatgtacctaagtgctgtggggtgaataccagaggCCCAGGGGACACAGattcaagtacatagatgatgcagaaggaagagggggctggggaatagagggcttaatcagggaagacctcttggaggaaatgtgaccttaataagactttgaaggtggcgagagtggtGAACTGGTGTATATCgagcagagggagttccaggacagagtaaGGATATGGgataggggttggtggtgagatagaccagaTTGAGACACAATGAGTAAGCTGagggctagaggagtgaagtgtccaggctgggctgtagtaggagatcagtgaggtgaggtaataataataataatgatggcatttgttaagtacttactatgtgccaagcactgttctaagcactggggtagatacagggtttcaggttgtcccacctggggctcaccgtcttaatccccatggtaactgaggcacagagaagtgaagtgacttgcccaaagttacacagatgacaagtggcagagcaggggttagaacccatgacctctgactagacCCAtgagcccgtgctcattccactaagccacgctgcttctctaggtaggagggtgagagctgattgagtgctttaaagtcattggGAAGGAGTTTCATCATTTCATTTCATCCATTTGTACAGCCCTACTGGCTTCTGGTCCAAGATAACAAACTGAGATCTCAACCAATAATccctcctaaatcaatcaattaatcgaaggcgtttattgagcgcttactgagtacagaacactgtactaaacacttggaaggatGCAttaaaacagagtaggtagacatgttccctgcccactaagatcCTCCAGGCCAGAGAGGAGACATACATTTTAATTAATTATTGATGTGGACAGGAGGACTGTGGGACTGAAGGCATGGTGGACACCAGCACGTATTGGCCTTGTTGAAACTGTTCAGCAGGTTCCTGGCCGGGAAGTTCACCGTgaggcagaccagggccaggagccctaAGTAGCCTAGAATACAGTAGAAGGTGGTGGCAGAGCCCTTGTTGCACTGGACAGTGGTAACCCTGGCCTCGGATGCCCCATCCAAGTTGGGAAACGGGGTGGAGGTTCCCAGCCAGACCATACAGGTGATGGAGGTGATGGAGGGAGAGACGTGCCTTGGGACCCAACCACGGCCTCATTCTGCTCCCTGGCCCAGTGGCCCCGAAAGCCATGACCACGGTAACAGTTGCGGCCAACACGGCAGAAATGACCGCAAAGAAGAAGGCTCGGGATATCGTTTGTCGTGGGATGCAGTTTTTCCCcctatcctcctcttcctcctcttccttctcttcctcctgctccccatcttTCTTTACCTGAGAAAATCACGGGTCCCACGTCATCCTCTCCTAATTGTGAAATCTTGTCCAGCTGGGGCCAGGGGCATGAATTCTCCCACTTTGTTGTAGACTTTGGTGCCGTTCTGTAAAATCTGATAGTTCAGGATGTCAAAAGGTACTGGTCGCCCAGATGCGGTCATCCAAATGGACCTGCTCACCTGCACCAGTGTGGATCCGAGCATTCTTCAGGGACGAGTGgagctggagggaaagggagataaGAGCAACTCAAGTCACCGAAGAAGCAgcgagacctagtggatagaaagagTGGAGAATTACCTGCCATGGACGAGGGACCTGACTTGGTCCATCTCCCGATGTCTCCATGTCCTTCACAGCCCAGATTTCTTGGTGGAGGGTGCGAGCTATGGCATACACAGCACGGTATATGCTGTAACTTTGGGGAGACATGTTCATGTCCCAGAAGCCCAAGGGCCTGCTCTCCAACGTACCATTTTTGTCACACAGTCCCAAGGAATCAAGTCTTTCCGGATCTTCTACGAGTGGACGGTCAAAGGCCCACcgccagaatgatggcagaagcATGTTCTGTGGATATTTCCGAGGGTTCAGGGTCCGTTCAAAATCCCAGAAACCCGGAATCTCCTTCCTATGGACTGAAAATGACAGGGAGCCTTGGAAATAGGTGTTATTTCTGATATAGGAATTTGTTGTAAAATCCCAATCAGATGTGGTGACCCAAACCTTACCAAGAGCAGGAAAGTTATGCAgattaaaaataaatgacagtaaAGAGTATCTATCTCCATAGGCAGCGATCACATTTGCTGACGATGTAATAATTTGTTTGTAGTGGAAGTCAAAGCTGTATATATTTTTGGTAAAGCATTCAGGAATTTTTTCAATATAAGTCACACAGATGCCATTGTTGGCCATCTCCTCTGTTAGGACAGTAGCGAACATCTCCCCACGAATGTCATTCGTGACCAGGAGGCCGACCCAGAAccagtgaaaatgtttcatgaGACGTATCATCCCTGAGGGCAGATCTGGGGAATGCTCAGAGATCTGATAGACAGATGGGAACTGGGCCTTATCTCTGAGAATGGGGTCATCATGGCCATAGCAGATCTACATGGGAGACAGAGTAGGGGAAGAGGGGACTATTGAGAGGATATAGATATCATCATTCCGTGTtcccaaatcgatcaatcaatccatggtacttactgagcacttgctaggcttagagccctgtcctaagcacttgggagggtacagcataACAGTGGTTGACAGTCTCCCTGcaatcaaggaacttacagtctagaaggggtctgcCTTTCTTCTTCTGCTCAGACACAAGTCCTTTTCATTGACTTTGGCTCCCTCAACATCTCCTTGTCTGGAATTTCCCATCTGGTGTGGGGAATCAGAAAAAGGGGAATCCTTGGTGGGATgcattgtattaggcacttggaaagaggagctgcatggcctagtggaaagatcgtgtgcctaggagctagaggacctgggttctatttccagctctgccacttgtctgcaaagcgagcttgggaagtcacttcacttccccttaTGTAAGCTGGGGATccagtacctattcattcattcacttattcaatcgcatttattgagcgcttactgtgtgcacagcattgtactaagcgcttagaaagtacaatacggcaacagatagaggcagtccctacccaacaacgggctcacagtctagaagggggagacaaacaacaaaacacagacaacaaaacaaggcaagtagacagatgtcaataccatcaaaatagataaatagaattattgatacacacacacacacacacacacacacacacacacacacacacacacacacatatatatatatgcctgttctccctcctttttagactgggagGGAGCCTGAtgagtgacaggaactgtgtttcacctgatcatcttgtgtactccgcagtgcttgaacagtgcttgatacacagtaagcgcttaactaggacCATAATTATCAAGAaaatggcacattccctgcccttgcaCTGCAACAATGGAGGAAAAGCAGAAGTACAACTCAAATGTTCCAAGTAAATAATTCAGTGCAGCTATATCCATCCATGAGTGCTGAGAATGGTTATAAATACATTCAGAACCGCTTGAGT encodes:
- the LOC119948783 gene encoding LOW QUALITY PROTEIN: vomeronasal type-2 receptor 26-like (The sequence of the model RefSeq protein was modified relative to this genomic sequence to represent the inferred CDS: inserted 2 bases in 1 codon; deleted 1 base in 1 codon), whose protein sequence is MVAVEVFSIPTSSTGLLGCIFGPKKKAEGRTSRRWREKEADPCRAVAMRLSLLWTSLFSQICGVQCRMVNRPCTLETNNSRGYYQDGDVVIGGLLSLDLIQCHLDFLNNFMEQPLFFPEHTEYFTKHYQHLLALVFAVEEINKDPSLLPNISLGFHLFNVHFLEMIRAENSMTLLSGRTVMVPNYSCEQEWGDKLLAVIGGMSPGVSRIISWVLGLYKLPQICYGHDDPILRDKAQFPSVYQISEHSPDLPSGMIRLMKHFHWFWVGLLVTNDIRGEMFATVLTEEMANNGICVTYIXKKFLNALPKIYTALTSTTNKLLHRQQIMLGSTLVQVSRSIWMTASGRPVPFDILNYQILQNGTKVYNKVKKDGEQEEEKEEEEEEDRGKNCIPRQTISRAFFFAVISAVLAATVTVVMAFGATGPGSRMRPWLGPKTLDSVCSESCRPGFRKTAREGKASCCYDCVPCAKRKMSNQTGRYGSEWIIKCPQDEFPNPQRDQCIPKAVVFLSYEEPLGMVLVSLALCFSLLTALVLGVFIHHRDTPIVKANNRSLNYTLLMALLLCFLSSLTFIGQPSQSTCILRQMAFGVIFSVAISAVLAKTVTVVLAFRAIGPGSRMRTWLGPRAPSSIVCICSLVQVVICMVWLGTSPPFPAADLASEAGVIVIQCNEGSSTAFYCVLGYMGLLALVSLTVAFLARKLPDSFNEAKFITFSMLVYCSVWVSFLPTYLSTKGKAMVAVEVFSILTSSTGLIGCIFGPKVYVIMLRPDRNTKRQLLGRQENH